One Nocardia farcinica genomic region harbors:
- a CDS encoding TetR/AcrR family transcriptional regulator: protein MPERYDEVDERIMDAALERILQVGIRRSSLEDIARRAGINRITIHRRFAGKENLIEAVLERETRRMLAEVTAIATTAPGVDAQIEETVLYVLTQTRIHTLVTRLLRVAPEEALSFYTVQGERLVGLGIDYITGMLTHAQQAGLIYRYDPSPVAELVARLAHSLMLTPGGGGNVDFGDPDQARAFVRAFLVPLLKHGIAASREEHPHDRPHARPHAPSRPPT, encoded by the coding sequence ATGCCCGAGCGCTACGACGAGGTCGACGAGCGGATCATGGACGCCGCGCTCGAACGGATCCTCCAGGTCGGCATCCGGCGGTCGAGCCTCGAGGACATCGCGCGCCGCGCGGGCATCAACCGCATCACCATCCACCGGCGCTTCGCCGGAAAGGAGAACCTGATCGAGGCGGTGCTCGAGCGCGAGACCCGCCGCATGCTCGCCGAGGTCACCGCGATCGCCACCACCGCCCCCGGCGTGGACGCGCAGATCGAGGAGACCGTGCTGTACGTGCTCACCCAGACCCGCATCCACACCCTGGTCACCCGGTTGCTGCGGGTGGCGCCGGAGGAGGCCCTGAGCTTCTACACCGTGCAGGGCGAGCGGCTGGTCGGGCTCGGCATCGACTACATCACCGGCATGCTCACCCACGCACAGCAGGCCGGGCTCATCTACCGCTACGACCCCAGTCCCGTCGCCGAACTCGTCGCCCGCCTCGCCCATTCGCTGATGCTCACCCCGGGCGGCGGCGGCAACGTCGACTTCGGCGACCCCGACCAGGCCAGGGCCTTCGTCCGCGCCTTTCTCGTGCCGTTGCTGAAACACGGCATCGCCGCATCACGGGAGGAACACCCCCATGACCGCCCCCACGCTCGTCCCCACGCGCCATCCCGACCGCCCACGTAG
- a CDS encoding alpha/beta hydrolase, which produces MTHSLLRALVATTAVLVVAALAGPVAAQPIGEPHIVRVMPRSDREVEVIVHSAAMAAEIPIRLLRAADPDRAAPTLYLLNGITGGGDGGNWFDRTGVAAFFAGEQVNVAMPIGGAGSYFADWRARDPVLGLQRWASFLTRELPPLLDNAFHGTGANAVIGVSMAGTSVFQLALHAPGVYRAIGSFSGCVPTSDARGRAVVNTVVRAYGGDPVNLWGPPEDPAWAANDPSLRAAELRDTTVYVTAGTGRPGALDSLQGPGIDADPFALADQLLIGGALEAVAADCTSELGARLRAAGIPATVEVRPDGTHSWGYWEQDLRRCWPLFAAALAAPA; this is translated from the coding sequence GTGACACACTCCCTGCTTCGCGCGCTGGTCGCCACGACCGCCGTCCTGGTGGTGGCCGCGCTCGCCGGCCCGGTGGCCGCGCAACCGATCGGCGAGCCGCACATCGTCCGGGTCATGCCGCGGTCGGACCGGGAGGTCGAGGTGATCGTCCACTCCGCGGCCATGGCCGCCGAGATCCCGATCCGGCTGCTGCGGGCGGCGGACCCCGACCGGGCAGCACCGACGCTGTATCTGCTCAACGGGATCACCGGCGGTGGGGACGGCGGCAACTGGTTCGACCGGACCGGGGTGGCGGCCTTCTTCGCCGGGGAACAGGTCAACGTCGCCATGCCGATCGGGGGTGCGGGCAGCTACTTCGCCGACTGGCGCGCCCGCGACCCGGTGCTGGGGCTCCAGCGCTGGGCGAGTTTCCTCACCCGCGAGCTGCCGCCGTTGCTGGACAACGCGTTTCACGGCACCGGCGCGAACGCGGTGATCGGGGTGTCGATGGCCGGGACCTCGGTGTTCCAGCTCGCTCTGCACGCGCCGGGGGTGTACCGGGCGATCGGCTCCTTCAGCGGCTGTGTGCCGACCAGCGACGCGCGGGGCCGCGCCGTGGTGAACACGGTGGTGCGCGCCTACGGCGGCGACCCGGTCAATCTGTGGGGCCCGCCCGAGGACCCGGCGTGGGCGGCCAACGATCCGTCGCTGCGGGCCGCGGAACTGCGCGACACCACGGTGTACGTGACGGCGGGCACCGGGCGGCCGGGGGCCCTGGATTCGTTGCAGGGCCCGGGAATCGACGCGGATCCGTTCGCGCTGGCGGACCAACTGCTGATCGGCGGTGCGCTCGAGGCGGTGGCCGCCGACTGCACCAGCGAACTCGGCGCGCGGCTGCGCGCGGCGGGCATCCCGGCGACGGTCGAGGTGCGCCCCGACGGCACCCACTCGTGGGGGTACTGGGAGCAGGATCTGCGCCGCTGCTGGCCGCTGTTCGCCGCCGCGCTGGCCGCGCCCGCGTGA
- a CDS encoding helix-turn-helix transcriptional regulator, whose product MADVTRRLLALLAALQTGRAFAGEELAARLAVSPRTLRRDVERLREYGYPVRTQPGPGGYYRLAAGTTVPPLLFEDDEALATLLGLALLSATGNAGAGSLDDAATRAYGKVDQFLPKRLRPRAAALRAGLETGALAAPGADAATLGALADAIHQHRVVTFEYTGAEGASSARRVEPHRQIHLRLRWYLLAWDTDRRDWRVFRTDRITGMRVGERVFTPRPLPADTGIDYLRAGFDKHRQRVVLTVDAPVAAVAGALTGQDMELTALPDGRTRAVLMLDTWQWLVLALAFLDAEVTVEEPAEFRAALHRFGDRLRGGAGSGRMPSE is encoded by the coding sequence ATGGCCGATGTCACCCGCCGCCTCCTCGCGCTGCTGGCCGCCCTGCAGACCGGGCGGGCATTCGCCGGCGAGGAACTCGCCGCCCGGCTGGCGGTCAGCCCGCGCACGCTGCGCCGCGACGTCGAGCGGCTGCGCGAGTACGGCTACCCGGTCCGCACCCAGCCCGGGCCGGGCGGCTACTACCGGCTCGCCGCGGGCACGACCGTCCCGCCGCTGCTGTTCGAGGACGACGAGGCCCTCGCGACCCTGCTCGGCCTGGCCCTGCTGTCGGCCACCGGCAACGCCGGCGCGGGCAGCCTCGACGACGCGGCCACCCGCGCCTACGGCAAGGTCGACCAGTTCCTGCCCAAACGCCTGCGCCCCCGCGCCGCCGCCCTGCGCGCGGGCCTCGAAACCGGCGCCCTCGCCGCCCCCGGCGCGGACGCGGCCACCCTCGGCGCCCTGGCCGACGCCATCCACCAGCACCGTGTGGTGACCTTCGAGTACACCGGCGCCGAGGGCGCGTCGTCGGCCCGCCGCGTCGAGCCGCACCGCCAGATTCACCTGCGCCTGCGCTGGTACCTGCTGGCCTGGGACACCGACCGCCGCGACTGGCGGGTCTTCCGCACCGACCGCATCACCGGGATGCGCGTCGGCGAGCGTGTCTTCACCCCGCGCCCGCTGCCCGCCGACACCGGAATCGACTACCTGCGCGCGGGATTCGACAAACACCGGCAGCGTGTCGTGCTCACCGTCGACGCCCCGGTCGCCGCCGTCGCGGGCGCGCTGACCGGCCAGGACATGGAACTCACCGCGCTGCCCGACGGCCGCACCCGCGCGGTGCTGATGCTCGACACCTGGCAGTGGCTGGTGCTCGCCCTGGCCTTCCTCGACGCCGAGGTCACCGTCGAGGAGCCCGCGGAATTCCGCGCGGCGCTCCACCGCTTCGGCGACCGCCTGCGCGGGGGTGCCGGGTCCGGGCGGATGCCGAGCGAGTGA
- a CDS encoding oxygenase MpaB family protein — protein MTAPTLVPTRHPDRPRRAPGLGPFAALLGIGEPTPRRWRALGESLLVGDEPMDRLVEWMYAAGMATTRPLFDRALHTGIDSVPAAPAPLREFFELVETTPDWVDPALLRQGERVFRSGGTDGLYFARDVSFLGGYLASGFNKTLLRTGALEKGPARRFAETLQWAMDVSSENGMDTFGAGYRSTLHVRFIHALVRRHVAAMPDWRGEEWGVPINQTDMAATLVGALLAPFVGGMALGIVPSPRETAAAAHLTRYVGWLIGVQEQWLPTGFRDGVAILHHCLGAITNPDETSRRLARPMADDPLHWHHPNLPRLRGRIARAQHLSVASAFLGPKAMRILGLPYVPPWYPALRIPVNLVRSGLVRLVPGGADRAAVRGRREQEAFLRKLIGDSAAVIGASAPRPGTAA, from the coding sequence ATGACCGCCCCCACGCTCGTCCCCACGCGCCATCCCGACCGCCCACGTAGGGCCCCGGGACTCGGCCCGTTCGCCGCGCTGCTCGGCATCGGCGAGCCCACCCCGCGACGCTGGCGGGCGCTCGGCGAATCCCTGCTCGTCGGCGACGAACCGATGGACCGCCTGGTCGAGTGGATGTACGCCGCGGGCATGGCGACCACCCGCCCGCTGTTCGACCGCGCCCTGCACACCGGCATCGACAGCGTGCCCGCCGCCCCCGCACCACTGCGGGAGTTCTTCGAGCTGGTCGAGACCACCCCCGACTGGGTCGATCCCGCGCTGCTCCGCCAGGGCGAGCGGGTCTTCCGCTCAGGCGGCACCGACGGTCTCTACTTCGCGCGCGACGTCTCCTTCCTCGGCGGCTACCTGGCCTCCGGCTTCAACAAGACCCTCCTGCGCACCGGCGCCCTCGAGAAGGGCCCGGCGCGGCGCTTCGCCGAGACGTTGCAGTGGGCCATGGACGTCTCCAGCGAGAACGGCATGGACACCTTCGGCGCCGGCTACCGGTCGACGCTGCACGTGCGCTTCATCCACGCCCTGGTGCGCAGGCACGTGGCCGCCATGCCGGACTGGCGCGGCGAGGAATGGGGGGTGCCGATCAACCAGACCGACATGGCCGCCACGCTCGTCGGCGCGCTGCTCGCCCCCTTCGTCGGCGGCATGGCACTGGGGATCGTGCCCTCCCCTCGCGAGACCGCCGCCGCCGCGCACCTGACCCGCTACGTGGGCTGGCTGATCGGCGTGCAGGAGCAGTGGCTGCCCACCGGATTCCGCGACGGCGTGGCGATCCTGCACCACTGCCTGGGCGCGATCACCAACCCCGACGAGACCAGCCGCCGGCTCGCCCGGCCGATGGCCGACGATCCGCTGCACTGGCACCACCCCAACCTGCCGCGCCTGCGCGGCCGCATCGCCCGCGCCCAGCACCTGTCGGTCGCCAGCGCCTTTCTCGGCCCCAAAGCCATGCGCATCCTCGGCCTGCCGTACGTGCCGCCGTGGTACCCGGCCCTGCGCATCCCGGTCAACCTGGTGCGCAGCGGACTGGTCCGCCTCGTCCCCGGCGGCGCCGACCGCGCGGCCGTGCGCGGCCGCCGCGAACAGGAAGCGTTCCTGCGCAAGCTCATCGGCGACAGCGCGGCCGTCATCGGCGCATCCGCGCCCCGGCCGGGTACCGCCGCCTGA
- a CDS encoding type I polyketide synthase, whose amino-acid sequence MSDIAIVGIGCRFGGGIDSPETFWDFVVDKRDAVVEIPADRWDYRRYYDRDKRTPGRSYTKRGAFMTGDPWEFDPDFFGISPREATVLDPQQRLLLEVTWEALDDAGIAPRTAGRQVGVYVGGFVVDQSVVGVVGPALAHVDMHTAASASYTMLSNRIAYALDLVGPALTVDTACSSSLVAFHLACQALDNGDCEVALAGGVNVMLQPETFVMMCKGGFLAADGRCKSFDAAGDGYGRGEGGGIVVLKKLDDAVRDGDRIYAVVKATGANQDGRTTAITVPNADSQEALARAVCERAGLAPERISYVEAHGTGTPVGDPIELRALGRVYGAVEGRETTLGVGSLKATLGHTEAASGIAGVIKSALALTHRTLPPQGWLNELNPDIPFADLNLHVQLEAQPYESETVPMTIAVNGFGYGGTNAHAILQEYRGAPPAPRAEPRHLGVLPVSARSAAAVRAMAGRFADLLAGGADVERVAEAAWTRRAHHQFRIGMPLGERAELVDALRAYAAGDGRDAVRTVSRRVAEPVFVFSGMGPQWWGMARELLLADGVFAATAREIDTAFRAVAGWSIIEELLRPEEESRVTATEVAQPANFLVQVGLVRELAALGIEPAAVVGHSVGEVSAAYVTGMLTLPEAVLVAYHRARLQATTAGSGGMLAVGLSLEQAGALLADGTVDIAAVNSPHALTLSGDADRLDEIAEKLTDDGVFARRLRVEVPYHSRLMDPILDELRTALAELRPRSPRIPLYSTVTGAPVTDDLWDAEYWCANVRGSVRFADAVTALLGAGSRVFLEVGPHPVLSGNLREILLAAGENGATVATLDRKRPDSESLRATIAGLYSAGVLDLDRLFPADTPTPHRPLPRYPWQRTRLYAPLPVFEQMRLGTPGGYAMLGDPDAEGRPGWLLQVGTEVLPWLADHVVGGVRIMPGAAYLDAALSAAASRSGDKRVAVANVRFVAPLIMGQPDVPFLETSVEEGSGRFLIRSRSATGTVWTVNATGRLLTGAYEPEPVPVPEIETEVDFDPDLFYAALAARGLHYGPSFRRVTAVRADRDTVVATVDASIGAGSGHLAHPAVVDAAMQTVALLFADESLGEGALVPVGVNAVRMYAPLPEEVTVVARRNPARARLADVDLLDADRNPCLRLVGVQIDALNPGAGPLQRMAEFYYADTMERRDPIDPAALAQLPPAATVIVALTADARAGQLAAAIPDARMRVAADAPDLEDDLLALLDSVAAEPDVQRVHVCVVAGAVADDLADLWTLKRIAVALDRFADSPAAAALPPVEDGALHVTLITERAFTLPDSPIPPDSRQAALAGARRVLLNEQTRLRWRLVDVEPGTAVADLVAELSVPGAFSYDNSDEVLLRGGARWVPVVTKPLGERIEALDTAAPLTDPEADFALEIPRSRLLSALAWRQVPRRDPGPGQVEVRMQVIGMNYKDPLKVMGILGERELAETFFGTEPGMEGVGTVVRVGADVESVEIGDTVAIAAKGMMRRYHLVDQYAVIPLPEGAEPGLCTSTTAFGTAEYSLLDLARLQPGETVLIHGAAGGVGQAAIQVARQVGARIIGTAGSAERRAHVLALGADHALNSRSLNFADEVLALTGGAGVDVVLSTAPGEALRQNFHAVREFGRIVEVGKADIYTGGLLELAAFDKNLSYFSVDLDRMCAVRPLQLADLLRRVYDKIAAGIYTPLPYEVYGTHEVVKAFDDVIRSNRFGRIALGMTDEAPPVRPMLPEVQIDGAGTYLITGGFGGFGLATARWLIGKGARRLMLVGRSGAATPAAKQQIAAWAALGVTVLEERADVADRAAVAGIVARAHQPEHPLRGIFHAAGAVADNRIELMDLDQLTRVYRAKVHGARALHDAVEQAGIEPDMIVLYSSGGSMFGIFGQYNYTAANLAVEALAEEWSRAGERVLCVGWGHMSGATGGMAADEKVAKYLEVAGFSPIEMTDGTVYLEQALRLDVTRAAIIPTDWSKLTAAFPQMTRTGRLATQVAAAVADNSALAQLKAELLALEEGKRGQAVARMLAEQLAVVMGVQADTVDLTVPVPELGLDSLMAVEFGARVSKSLGIELMSLQMGRSFSLEQAGPKVAELILAADTGPLDPAAPVAKPAGSGLTVPAALTESLAAAANGAGNGHVADAATRAEGARL is encoded by the coding sequence ATGTCCGACATTGCCATCGTGGGTATCGGCTGCCGATTCGGCGGTGGAATCGACTCACCGGAAACCTTCTGGGATTTCGTGGTCGACAAGCGCGACGCCGTCGTGGAGATCCCCGCGGACCGGTGGGACTACCGCCGCTACTACGACCGCGACAAGCGCACCCCGGGCCGTAGCTACACCAAACGCGGCGCCTTCATGACCGGCGACCCGTGGGAGTTCGACCCTGACTTCTTCGGCATCTCCCCGCGTGAGGCGACCGTGCTGGACCCGCAGCAGCGGCTGCTGCTCGAGGTGACCTGGGAGGCGCTCGACGACGCCGGGATCGCGCCGCGCACGGCGGGCCGCCAGGTCGGCGTCTACGTGGGCGGTTTCGTGGTCGACCAATCGGTGGTCGGGGTGGTCGGACCGGCGCTGGCGCACGTGGACATGCACACCGCGGCCAGTGCCTCCTACACGATGCTGTCGAACCGCATCGCCTACGCCCTCGACCTGGTCGGGCCCGCGCTCACCGTGGACACCGCGTGCTCGTCGTCGCTGGTGGCCTTCCACCTGGCCTGCCAGGCGCTCGACAACGGCGACTGCGAGGTCGCGCTGGCGGGCGGGGTGAACGTCATGCTGCAGCCGGAGACGTTCGTGATGATGTGCAAGGGCGGATTCCTCGCCGCCGACGGGCGCTGCAAGTCCTTCGACGCCGCGGGTGACGGCTACGGCCGCGGTGAGGGCGGCGGCATCGTGGTGCTGAAGAAACTCGACGACGCCGTGCGCGACGGCGACCGGATCTACGCGGTGGTCAAGGCGACGGGCGCCAACCAGGACGGGCGCACCACCGCGATCACCGTGCCCAACGCCGACTCCCAGGAGGCGCTGGCCCGGGCCGTGTGCGAGCGGGCGGGACTGGCGCCCGAACGCATCAGCTACGTGGAGGCGCACGGCACCGGCACGCCCGTGGGCGACCCGATCGAGCTGCGCGCCCTGGGGCGGGTCTACGGCGCGGTCGAGGGGCGCGAGACGACGCTGGGGGTCGGCTCGCTCAAGGCCACCCTCGGGCACACCGAGGCCGCCTCCGGCATCGCCGGTGTCATCAAGTCGGCGCTGGCGCTCACCCATCGCACCCTGCCGCCGCAGGGCTGGCTGAACGAACTCAACCCCGACATCCCTTTCGCCGACCTCAACCTGCACGTCCAGCTGGAGGCGCAACCGTACGAGTCCGAGACCGTGCCGATGACGATCGCGGTCAACGGGTTCGGATACGGCGGCACCAACGCCCACGCCATCCTCCAGGAGTACCGCGGGGCGCCGCCGGCGCCGCGCGCCGAACCGCGCCATCTCGGGGTGCTGCCCGTCTCCGCGCGCAGTGCGGCCGCCGTGCGGGCGATGGCGGGCCGGTTCGCCGATCTGCTCGCGGGCGGCGCCGACGTGGAGCGGGTCGCCGAAGCGGCGTGGACGCGCCGGGCGCACCACCAGTTCCGGATCGGGATGCCGTTGGGCGAGCGGGCCGAACTGGTCGACGCCCTGCGCGCCTATGCCGCCGGTGACGGCCGGGACGCGGTCCGCACGGTGTCGCGGCGGGTCGCCGAACCGGTGTTCGTGTTCTCCGGTATGGGCCCGCAGTGGTGGGGGATGGCACGCGAACTCCTACTCGCCGACGGTGTCTTCGCCGCGACGGCGCGCGAGATCGACACGGCCTTCCGGGCGGTGGCCGGCTGGTCGATCATCGAGGAACTGTTGCGGCCGGAGGAGGAATCGCGGGTCACCGCCACCGAGGTGGCGCAACCGGCCAACTTCCTGGTGCAGGTGGGGCTGGTGCGGGAACTGGCCGCGCTCGGCATCGAACCCGCGGCGGTGGTCGGCCACAGTGTCGGGGAGGTGTCGGCCGCCTATGTCACGGGGATGCTGACACTGCCGGAGGCCGTGCTGGTCGCCTACCACCGGGCCCGCCTGCAGGCGACCACCGCGGGCTCGGGCGGCATGCTGGCGGTCGGGCTCAGCCTGGAACAGGCCGGTGCGCTGCTCGCCGACGGCACGGTCGACATCGCGGCGGTGAACAGCCCGCACGCGCTGACCCTGTCCGGCGACGCCGACCGGCTCGACGAGATCGCCGAAAAGCTCACCGACGACGGCGTTTTCGCGCGTCGACTGCGCGTCGAGGTGCCCTACCACAGCCGCCTGATGGATCCGATCCTCGACGAGCTGCGCACCGCGCTGGCCGAGTTGCGGCCGCGGTCGCCGCGGATTCCGCTGTACTCCACGGTGACCGGCGCGCCGGTCACCGACGACCTGTGGGATGCCGAGTACTGGTGCGCGAACGTGCGCGGGTCGGTGCGCTTCGCCGACGCCGTCACCGCCCTGCTCGGCGCGGGCAGCCGGGTCTTCCTCGAGGTCGGCCCGCATCCGGTGCTGTCGGGCAATCTCCGTGAGATCCTGCTGGCGGCGGGGGAGAACGGCGCGACGGTCGCCACTCTGGACCGCAAGCGCCCCGATTCCGAGAGCCTGCGCGCCACGATCGCCGGACTCTACAGCGCGGGTGTCCTCGACCTGGACCGCCTGTTCCCGGCCGACACGCCGACCCCGCATCGGCCACTGCCGCGCTACCCCTGGCAGCGCACCCGCCTGTACGCGCCGCTGCCGGTCTTCGAACAGATGCGCCTCGGCACCCCCGGCGGCTACGCCATGCTCGGCGATCCGGACGCCGAAGGCAGGCCGGGCTGGTTGTTGCAGGTCGGCACCGAAGTGCTGCCGTGGCTGGCCGATCACGTGGTCGGCGGCGTGCGCATCATGCCCGGCGCCGCCTATCTCGACGCGGCACTGAGCGCGGCGGCGAGCCGATCCGGCGACAAGCGGGTCGCGGTGGCGAACGTGCGGTTCGTGGCGCCGCTGATCATGGGCCAGCCCGACGTGCCGTTCCTGGAGACCAGCGTCGAGGAGGGCAGCGGGCGATTCCTGATCCGCTCGCGCAGCGCCACCGGCACGGTGTGGACGGTCAACGCGACCGGACGGCTGCTCACCGGCGCCTACGAGCCGGAACCGGTGCCGGTGCCGGAGATCGAGACCGAGGTCGACTTCGATCCCGACCTGTTCTACGCCGCGCTCGCCGCCCGCGGCCTCCACTACGGCCCGTCCTTCCGCCGCGTGACCGCGGTCCGCGCCGACCGCGACACCGTCGTCGCCACCGTGGACGCGAGCATCGGCGCCGGCTCCGGACACCTCGCACACCCGGCCGTGGTGGACGCGGCCATGCAGACCGTGGCGCTGCTGTTCGCCGACGAGAGCCTGGGCGAGGGCGCGCTCGTGCCGGTCGGGGTGAACGCGGTCCGGATGTATGCGCCGCTGCCCGAGGAGGTCACGGTGGTGGCCCGGCGGAATCCGGCGCGCGCCCGGCTGGCCGATGTCGACCTGCTCGACGCCGACCGGAACCCCTGCCTGCGCCTGGTCGGTGTGCAGATCGATGCGCTGAACCCCGGCGCGGGGCCGCTGCAGCGGATGGCCGAGTTCTACTACGCCGACACGATGGAACGACGCGACCCGATCGACCCGGCCGCACTCGCGCAGCTGCCGCCCGCGGCCACGGTGATCGTCGCGCTCACCGCAGACGCCCGCGCCGGCCAACTGGCCGCCGCGATCCCCGACGCGCGCATGCGGGTGGCCGCGGACGCGCCGGATCTCGAGGACGACCTGCTCGCCCTGCTGGATTCCGTGGCCGCGGAACCGGACGTGCAGCGCGTGCACGTCTGCGTGGTCGCCGGCGCGGTGGCCGACGACCTGGCCGACCTGTGGACGCTCAAGCGGATCGCGGTGGCGCTGGACCGGTTCGCCGATTCCCCGGCCGCCGCCGCGCTGCCGCCGGTCGAGGACGGCGCCCTGCACGTCACCCTGATCACCGAGCGGGCGTTCACGCTGCCCGACAGTCCCATCCCGCCGGACTCCCGGCAGGCCGCGCTGGCCGGGGCGCGCCGCGTGCTGCTCAACGAGCAGACCCGACTGCGCTGGCGGCTCGTCGACGTCGAACCCGGTACCGCCGTCGCCGATCTGGTCGCCGAACTGTCGGTGCCCGGCGCGTTCAGCTACGACAACTCCGACGAAGTGCTGCTGCGCGGCGGCGCCCGCTGGGTGCCGGTCGTCACCAAGCCGCTCGGCGAACGGATCGAGGCGCTGGACACCGCGGCGCCGCTGACCGATCCGGAAGCCGATTTCGCGCTGGAGATTCCACGGTCGCGGCTGCTGTCGGCGCTGGCCTGGCGGCAGGTCCCGCGCCGCGACCCCGGCCCGGGGCAGGTCGAGGTGCGGATGCAGGTCATCGGCATGAACTACAAGGACCCGCTCAAGGTGATGGGCATCCTGGGGGAGCGCGAGCTCGCCGAGACCTTCTTCGGCACCGAGCCGGGCATGGAAGGCGTCGGCACCGTGGTCCGCGTCGGCGCGGACGTCGAGTCGGTGGAGATCGGCGACACCGTCGCCATCGCCGCCAAGGGCATGATGCGCCGCTACCACCTGGTCGACCAGTACGCGGTCATCCCGCTGCCCGAGGGCGCCGAGCCCGGACTGTGCACCAGCACCACCGCGTTCGGCACCGCCGAGTACTCGCTGCTCGACCTGGCCCGGCTGCAGCCGGGGGAGACGGTGCTCATCCACGGCGCGGCCGGTGGCGTCGGGCAGGCGGCGATCCAGGTGGCCCGACAGGTGGGCGCGCGGATCATCGGCACCGCGGGCAGCGCCGAGCGGCGGGCGCACGTGCTCGCGCTCGGGGCCGATCACGCGCTGAACTCGCGCTCGCTGAACTTCGCCGACGAGGTCCTCGCGCTCACCGGCGGCGCCGGCGTGGACGTGGTGCTCAGCACCGCCCCCGGCGAGGCGCTGCGCCAGAACTTCCACGCCGTGCGCGAGTTCGGCCGCATCGTCGAGGTCGGCAAGGCCGACATCTACACCGGCGGCCTGCTCGAGCTGGCCGCCTTCGACAAGAACCTGTCGTACTTCTCGGTCGACCTCGACCGGATGTGCGCGGTGCGGCCGCTGCAACTGGCCGACCTGCTGCGCCGCGTCTACGACAAGATCGCCGCCGGCATCTACACCCCGCTGCCCTACGAGGTGTACGGCACCCACGAGGTGGTCAAGGCGTTCGACGACGTGATCCGCTCCAACCGGTTCGGCCGGATCGCCCTCGGTATGACGGACGAGGCGCCGCCGGTGCGTCCGATGCTGCCGGAGGTGCAGATCGACGGTGCCGGAACGTATCTGATCACCGGCGGGTTCGGTGGTTTCGGCCTGGCGACCGCGCGCTGGCTGATCGGCAAGGGCGCGCGCCGGCTGATGCTCGTCGGGCGCAGCGGCGCGGCGACCCCGGCGGCGAAGCAGCAGATCGCCGCCTGGGCGGCGCTGGGCGTGACCGTGCTCGAGGAACGGGCCGACGTCGCCGACCGGGCGGCCGTCGCCGGGATCGTGGCACGCGCGCACCAGCCGGAGCACCCGCTGCGCGGGATCTTCCACGCGGCGGGCGCGGTGGCCGACAACCGCATCGAGCTCATGGACCTCGATCAGCTCACCCGCGTGTACCGCGCCAAGGTGCACGGTGCGCGCGCACTGCACGACGCCGTCGAGCAGGCCGGTATCGAGCCGGACATGATCGTGCTGTACTCCTCCGGCGGGTCGATGTTCGGCATCTTCGGCCAGTACAACTACACCGCCGCCAATCTCGCGGTGGAGGCGCTGGCCGAGGAGTGGAGCCGCGCGGGGGAGCGGGTGCTGTGCGTGGGCTGGGGGCACATGTCCGGCGCGACCGGCGGCATGGCCGCCGACGAGAAGGTCGCCAAGTATCTCGAGGTGGCCGGGTTCAGCCCGATCGAGATGACCGACGGCACCGTGTATTTGGAGCAGGCGCTACGGCTGGACGTGACCAGGGCCGCGATCATCCCGACCGACTGGTCCAAGCTCACCGCCGCCTTCCCGCAGATGACGCGCACCGGCAGGCTCGCGACACAGGTGGCGGCCGCGGTGGCCGACAACTCCGCCCTCGCCCAGCTCAAAGCCGAACTGCTGGCGCTGGAGGAGGGCAAGCGCGGGCAGGCGGTGGCCAGGATGCTGGCCGAACAGCTGGCCGTGGTGATGGGCGTGCAGGCCGACACCGTCGACCTGACCGTGCCGGTGCCCGAACTGGGGCTCGACTCGCTGATGGCGGTGGAATTCGGTGCGCGGGTGAGCAAATCGCTCGGCATCGAGCTGATGTCGCTGCAGATGGGCCGTTCGTTCAGTCTCGAGCAGGCCGGACCGAAGGTGGCCGAGCTGATCCTCGCCGCCGACACCGGCCCGCTCGACCCGGCCGCGCCCGTCGCGAAACCCGCGGGGTCGGGGCTGACGGTGCCCGCGGCGCTGACCGAATCGCTCGCGGCCGCCGCCAACGGCGCGGGCAACGGGCACGTCGCCGACGCGGCCACGCGAGCCGAGGGAGCGCGTCTGTGA